In Gemmatimonas sp., a single genomic region encodes these proteins:
- a CDS encoding DUF547 domain-containing protein: MLTAALFAAALSLATPQPAPSHAPFDALLKAHVRGGLVDYDAFKRAPEFKAYLASLAKTDPASLNKADALALWINAYNAYTIQLINVHDERVSIRNINKSFGVVKAYGPWKEKLAVVGGRAYGLDEIEQEIIRKRFAEPRIHFALVCAAMGCPPLRSEAYAGATLDAQLDDQARQFLLHSPTKNRVDVPARVAYLSPIFVEFRDYIKDFGGSQATVGRFVARYFPAGAERELLNSGRFTVRVTDYDWSLNIMRAYTSPRGS; this comes from the coding sequence ATGCTGACTGCCGCCCTGTTCGCCGCCGCCCTCTCGCTTGCGACCCCGCAGCCCGCTCCGTCGCATGCCCCGTTCGACGCCCTGCTCAAGGCACATGTGCGCGGCGGGCTCGTCGACTACGACGCGTTCAAGCGGGCCCCGGAGTTCAAGGCCTACCTCGCCTCACTCGCGAAGACCGATCCGGCCTCGCTCAACAAAGCCGACGCCCTGGCCCTGTGGATCAACGCCTACAACGCGTACACCATCCAGCTCATCAATGTGCATGACGAGCGCGTGTCGATCCGGAACATCAACAAGAGCTTTGGCGTGGTGAAGGCGTATGGGCCGTGGAAGGAGAAACTCGCCGTGGTCGGCGGACGGGCCTACGGGCTGGATGAGATCGAGCAGGAGATCATTCGCAAGCGGTTCGCCGAACCGCGCATTCACTTCGCGCTCGTGTGCGCTGCCATGGGCTGCCCACCGCTCCGGAGCGAAGCGTATGCGGGCGCGACGCTCGACGCGCAGCTCGATGATCAGGCGCGTCAGTTCCTGCTGCACTCGCCCACCAAGAATCGGGTGGATGTGCCAGCCCGCGTGGCGTATCTCAGCCCGATCTTCGTGGAGTTCCGCGACTACATCAAGGACTTCGGCGGGTCGCAGGCGACCGTTGGTCGGTTCGTTGCGCGCTACTTCCCCGCTGGGGCCGAGCGCGAGCTGCTGAACAGCGGTCGCTTCACGGTGCGTGTCACTGACTACGACTGGTCGTTGAACATCATGCGGGCGTATACGTCGCCGCGCGGTTCATGA
- a CDS encoding serine/threonine-protein kinase yields MTALQDQIQRRLGDDFAIERELGGGGMSRVYVAYDRRLDRRVVIKLLRPELSAGVSVDRFRREILTAAALQHPLIVPVLDTGEIDGLPYFLMPFVEGESLRTRLQRGSLGVVDTVRILRDVSRALTVAHARGVVHRDIKPDNVLLANGAAVVADFGVSKAFAEARHGERGDTSDDVAGGPHTTAGVSLGTPAYMAPEQVAADPDASYPMDIYAVGVMAYEMLVGAPPFGGRSPQQVMAAHIAEEPVPVQRHRPDIPAALASLIMQCLAKDPLQRPSSAAALAQALDDPQVISGSFTPIPDDGSGRDAIRALTGARASTPVGTPSKRWRALLAGVSALLVAALAWIAGTNDGASASNDAGAVRPAMTALDTTPSVAVLPFVYLSADSSQAFAAQAIADAITDALSREKGLRVSSRSAADALQKRIAAGDTTRLPVRTLVEGVVETEGDKFRLTVRLVNAADGFTLYADRLEGTKGNLFAMEDEVAGAMRQLLRSHFSLTPTDSGVPRPS; encoded by the coding sequence ATGACCGCCCTTCAAGACCAGATCCAGCGCCGACTCGGCGACGACTTCGCAATCGAGCGAGAACTCGGAGGCGGAGGGATGTCGCGCGTGTACGTGGCATACGACCGGCGTCTCGACCGGCGTGTGGTCATCAAGCTCCTGCGTCCCGAGCTATCGGCCGGCGTGAGCGTCGATCGGTTTCGGCGTGAGATTCTCACGGCGGCGGCGCTGCAGCACCCGCTGATTGTGCCGGTGCTCGACACCGGCGAGATCGACGGGCTGCCGTACTTCCTGATGCCGTTTGTGGAAGGGGAGTCGCTGCGCACACGGTTGCAGCGCGGGTCGCTCGGGGTGGTGGACACCGTGCGTATTCTGCGGGATGTGTCACGGGCGCTCACCGTCGCGCATGCGCGCGGCGTCGTGCACCGTGATATCAAGCCGGACAACGTGCTGCTCGCCAATGGAGCGGCCGTGGTGGCCGACTTCGGTGTGTCGAAGGCCTTCGCCGAAGCGCGTCACGGCGAGCGCGGCGATACCTCTGATGACGTTGCCGGTGGCCCACACACCACAGCGGGGGTTTCGCTAGGAACGCCCGCCTACATGGCGCCGGAGCAGGTGGCGGCCGATCCGGACGCGTCGTACCCGATGGACATTTACGCCGTCGGCGTGATGGCGTACGAGATGCTCGTCGGTGCGCCGCCGTTTGGCGGTCGATCGCCGCAGCAGGTGATGGCCGCGCACATTGCCGAGGAGCCGGTGCCGGTGCAGCGGCACCGGCCCGATATCCCGGCGGCGTTGGCGTCGTTGATCATGCAGTGTCTGGCCAAGGATCCCCTGCAGCGACCTTCCAGCGCGGCGGCGTTGGCGCAGGCGCTCGATGATCCGCAGGTGATCAGCGGCTCGTTCACGCCGATTCCCGACGACGGGTCCGGCCGCGACGCTATTCGTGCGCTCACCGGCGCGCGCGCATCGACACCGGTCGGCACGCCGTCGAAGCGTTGGCGTGCGCTGCTGGCTGGCGTGAGCGCGCTGCTGGTGGCGGCGCTGGCGTGGATTGCGGGTACGAACGACGGAGCCTCCGCGTCGAACGATGCCGGTGCGGTGCGACCGGCGATGACCGCGCTAGACACGACGCCAAGTGTGGCGGTTCTCCCGTTCGTGTACCTCAGTGCCGACTCATCGCAGGCCTTCGCCGCTCAGGCAATCGCCGACGCGATCACCGATGCGCTCTCGCGCGAGAAGGGTCTGCGCGTGAGCTCGCGCTCGGCGGCCGACGCCTTACAGAAGCGCATCGCCGCTGGCGATACCACCCGTCTCCCGGTGCGCACGCTGGTGGAAGGCGTCGTGGAAACCGAGGGAGACAAGTTCCGGCTCACCGTGCGACTGGTGAACGCCGCCGACGGGTTCACCCTGTATGCCGATCGACTGGAAGGCACGAAGGGCAATCTCTTTGCGATGGAAGACGAAGTCGCTGGCGCGATGCGGCAACTGTTGCGGTCACATTTCTCGCTGACTCCCACGGACAGCGGAGTACCGCGACCATCGTGA
- a CDS encoding TonB-dependent receptor, translated as MMRFRRYVGGQAFAALVAAIAIGGSMTPLRSEAQGALGTVRGTVSNSGTGAPLANVQIAIPGTTLGAITNASGTFTIASVPAGNQVARARLIGYQPLDKPVVVTAGATTTVTFALTVSALSLDEIVVTGTGGSARKREVGNSIAQVKVADLPEVPTNLSNMLSGRLAGVTVGGGVGNAGSGSAIRLRGTTSVSLTNQPLIFIDGVRTRSDEYPRNGIFTGTTQRGANSNSSPLNDINPEDIDRIEIVKGAAAATLYGTDAAAGVIQIFTKRGAGGAAKWQVRFNGGVSSLQKFGTDSVPLMFMDPFLRNSEGTGWIPGLDNYAARYGTAIQVSGGSGDNLKYLLSTNVENVDGVLPNDRDRKYQVRANLDFQPMKKLAMNWSSAYTNNLIDQTPAGNNAQGITLNAFRRDRNYFGSANADTIRLVLQQKLATNIDRLIMGVTSTFTPFTRFSSRLTVGFDRAALENRNVRPFGFPAAPLGVIQNQRWSNTTLSTDWVNNYDFNLGDDLKITASAGTQYVNSNVGDVVALSENFATPSDPTVQSGAIKNADENRQRVITGGAFGTVLMGFKDRYFVTVGGRLDGNSAFGKDFGLQFYPKINGSWVLSEESFWKEKYGTLKLRGAFGSAGRAPGAFAAVRTYSQVGWGASTAVRPSNIGNADLGPERTTELELGFDQTLFSGRTSVDFTYFNATTTDALFSVRSVPSEGFLANTLKNVGEMQKSGIELAVNHDIINRESWGLKAGINLSTNDSKVVSLGGAPSFTVGNSGWVVVNKPAPVVRGKLIKNSDARGVAPDTLSNYDFGPSQPTKIIGGNINVRGWKNISLSVRGEYQGGHFIEEGASYNALSRSVLWPTCFDAYANIAAGKPITARETLTCIPANVRPDMFIFKADFFRIRDISLTVPLGRLIPRTANSTFVFSAQNLFRKNYGMPLFDPEMTNNDSFNAVVRGINEQIPAPAIFQMSLRISY; from the coding sequence ATGATGCGCTTCCGCCGTTACGTTGGCGGCCAAGCTTTCGCGGCGCTGGTCGCTGCGATTGCCATTGGCGGCTCGATGACGCCACTCCGCTCCGAGGCGCAAGGCGCGCTCGGCACGGTCCGTGGCACCGTTAGCAACAGTGGCACCGGTGCGCCGTTGGCGAACGTGCAGATCGCCATTCCCGGCACCACCTTGGGCGCGATCACGAACGCCAGTGGTACGTTCACGATCGCGTCGGTGCCCGCGGGTAACCAGGTGGCGCGGGCACGACTGATCGGCTATCAGCCGCTCGACAAGCCCGTTGTGGTGACAGCAGGAGCCACGACGACGGTCACCTTTGCCTTGACGGTCAGTGCGCTATCGCTCGACGAAATCGTGGTCACCGGCACCGGTGGTTCGGCGCGCAAGCGTGAAGTCGGCAACTCCATCGCGCAGGTCAAGGTGGCGGATCTCCCGGAGGTCCCCACGAATCTCTCGAATATGTTGTCGGGTCGGCTGGCCGGCGTCACGGTCGGCGGCGGCGTCGGCAACGCCGGCAGCGGCTCGGCGATCCGTCTTCGCGGCACCACCAGCGTGTCGCTCACGAATCAGCCGCTGATCTTCATCGACGGCGTGCGTACGCGCAGCGACGAGTATCCGCGCAACGGCATCTTCACCGGCACGACACAGCGCGGCGCGAACTCGAATTCCAGCCCGCTCAACGACATCAACCCCGAAGATATCGATCGCATCGAAATCGTGAAGGGCGCGGCCGCCGCCACACTGTACGGCACCGACGCCGCCGCGGGCGTGATCCAGATCTTCACCAAGCGCGGCGCTGGTGGTGCGGCCAAGTGGCAGGTGCGCTTCAATGGCGGTGTCAGCAGCCTGCAGAAGTTCGGCACCGACTCCGTACCCCTGATGTTCATGGATCCGTTCCTGCGCAACAGCGAAGGAACGGGCTGGATCCCGGGACTCGACAACTATGCCGCGCGCTATGGCACGGCCATTCAGGTGTCCGGTGGCAGCGGTGACAACCTGAAATACCTGCTCTCCACCAACGTTGAGAACGTGGATGGCGTGCTGCCGAACGACCGGGACCGCAAATATCAGGTGCGGGCAAATCTCGATTTCCAGCCCATGAAGAAGCTGGCGATGAACTGGAGCAGCGCTTACACCAACAATCTCATCGATCAAACGCCGGCCGGTAACAACGCGCAGGGTATCACGCTCAACGCCTTCCGTCGCGACCGTAATTATTTCGGGAGCGCCAACGCGGACACGATCCGCCTGGTGTTGCAGCAGAAACTGGCCACGAACATTGACCGCCTGATCATGGGCGTAACTAGCACGTTCACGCCGTTCACGCGCTTCTCGAGCCGCCTCACGGTTGGTTTTGATCGCGCGGCGCTGGAAAATCGTAACGTGCGCCCGTTCGGCTTCCCGGCGGCTCCCCTCGGTGTCATCCAGAATCAGCGCTGGTCGAACACGACGCTCAGCACCGACTGGGTGAACAACTATGATTTCAACCTTGGCGACGATTTGAAGATCACCGCCTCGGCGGGTACGCAGTATGTCAACTCGAATGTGGGCGATGTCGTTGCGCTCTCCGAGAACTTCGCGACGCCTTCCGACCCGACCGTACAGAGCGGCGCGATCAAGAACGCCGACGAGAATCGGCAGCGCGTCATCACCGGTGGCGCCTTCGGTACGGTGCTTATGGGATTCAAGGACCGCTACTTCGTGACGGTCGGCGGTCGACTCGACGGCAACAGCGCCTTTGGTAAAGACTTCGGCCTGCAGTTCTATCCGAAGATCAACGGTTCCTGGGTGCTCTCCGAAGAGTCCTTTTGGAAGGAGAAGTACGGCACGCTGAAGCTGCGCGGCGCCTTCGGTTCGGCCGGTCGCGCGCCCGGGGCCTTTGCCGCCGTGCGGACATACAGTCAGGTAGGCTGGGGTGCGTCGACGGCGGTACGGCCAAGCAACATCGGCAACGCCGATCTGGGCCCGGAGCGTACCACCGAGCTCGAACTTGGCTTCGATCAGACCTTGTTCAGCGGCCGTACATCGGTCGACTTCACCTACTTCAATGCCACCACGACCGACGCGCTGTTCAGCGTGCGCTCGGTGCCCAGCGAAGGGTTCCTCGCCAACACGTTGAAGAACGTGGGCGAAATGCAGAAGTCGGGCATCGAGCTCGCCGTCAACCACGACATCATCAATCGCGAGTCGTGGGGTTTGAAGGCTGGCATCAATCTCAGCACCAACGACAGCAAAGTGGTGAGTCTCGGTGGCGCACCGTCGTTCACCGTCGGCAACTCCGGCTGGGTGGTGGTGAACAAGCCGGCGCCTGTTGTGCGCGGCAAGCTCATTAAGAACTCCGATGCCCGTGGCGTCGCACCGGACACGCTGTCGAACTACGACTTCGGCCCGAGTCAGCCCACCAAGATCATCGGTGGCAACATCAACGTCCGCGGCTGGAAGAACATCAGCCTGTCGGTGCGCGGCGAGTATCAGGGCGGGCACTTCATCGAAGAGGGCGCGTCGTACAACGCCTTGTCGCGCTCAGTGCTGTGGCCGACCTGCTTCGACGCCTACGCCAACATTGCGGCGGGTAAGCCGATCACCGCCCGCGAAACGCTCACGTGCATTCCGGCAAACGTGCGCCCGGACATGTTCATCTTCAAGGCGGATTTCTTCCGTATCCGTGACATCTCGCTCACCGTGCCGCTGGGCAGACTCATTCCGCGCACGGCGAACAGCACCTTTGTGTTCTCGGCGCAGAATCTTTTCCGCAAGAACTACGGCATGCCGCTCTTCGATCCCGAAATGACGAACAACGACTCGTTCAACGCGGTCGTGCGTGGTATCAACGAGCAGATCCCAGCGCCCGCGATTTTCCAGATGTCGCTCCGCATCTCTTACTGA
- a CDS encoding efflux RND transporter permease subunit, which produces MIRFATHRPAVVWAICVALLLAGAISFTRLPLATRTTVELPRLSVFASWPGASPEVIETYLTSPVEAAIQGVRGVRRVSSNSNDDYASLTVELEERADVQMARLAILERLELLRADLPPGASAPTVANYVPEGLEEAPLMSLSVFGPYTSGTLQKLLEERVSPRLGSIPGVAGVSVRGGTDMGVSVSYDPVQLRRIGVSPQRLSEAIAGARVVQALGALDRGSDPANTTTQNVVLRDQPKALEDLQALPVRGPGTRVFKLGELATVRAEEDARGRFFRIDGAPAVAVEISRHPGADAIKTAAALRAAIKQLEPTMPAAVRLRINNDESEDLKEELDDLALRSTIAFGCVLLVLAFTLRRWRAVAVVMGTTAVAIAATALSLYLFNIPANLLTLAGLGMGVGILVQNGLVVVERLGTEPDTPDGRARATQRIMPAIIGSTLTTAVVLFPFLYLQGDTRAAFVPFAAAFVFALGWSVFTALLVVPALGKGVAAQNASWPRLRRLYARVLMRLLRWRAVTMVSAVAVLAVLTWGFIKKVPRSSFGGFGERRTSLSVGLSFPRGSDPGTLDRGMAEFERLVVGRPEIEQVRAAARSGTSAQMSVLFTRSGGLTAVPLELQELLTQRAVLIGGASVNVVGDGPGFSSGGGGSSFATFRIQVRGYSYDGVGRVADDLKSRLERITRVREVRITSGGYFGGERGYQVTLEPDRAALTRYGLNASLLTGAIAREVRGPVGRQLLEIGGDELPVTVKAAGARDRSLEELQDAIVPTLTGAPVRIGDVAIVSAREALSTIVREDQQYIRQVSYDFRGPAKLARRTHTAFMKSLAAPAGYSIIDLTDGSPFDRDESEKGLYLVFAIGVVLVVLAVALVFDSMWGAAQVFLSLPLAIGGVVAAFWLLKAAFTREAAVGVILVIGLAVNQAILLADAALEKRRALHAAGLDARLHAGQVLHAALDRAGMILIVTLAAMASLIPLSVGTDATRLFGAIALATAGGTVAGTLGVMFVMPALLVGRRVRRTRAVVPAASP; this is translated from the coding sequence ATGATTCGCTTCGCGACCCACCGCCCGGCGGTGGTGTGGGCGATCTGCGTGGCCCTGCTCTTGGCCGGCGCGATCTCCTTCACGCGACTGCCGCTGGCCACGCGCACCACCGTGGAATTGCCGCGACTCAGCGTCTTCGCCAGCTGGCCCGGCGCGTCGCCGGAAGTGATCGAGACGTATCTCACGAGCCCGGTGGAAGCGGCCATTCAAGGCGTGCGCGGCGTACGGCGCGTATCCAGCAATTCGAACGACGACTACGCCAGTCTCACCGTGGAACTGGAGGAGCGCGCCGATGTGCAGATGGCGCGCCTGGCCATTCTCGAGCGACTCGAGCTGCTTCGCGCCGATTTGCCGCCCGGGGCGAGCGCGCCCACCGTGGCCAACTATGTGCCGGAAGGACTCGAAGAAGCGCCGCTGATGTCGCTGTCGGTGTTCGGACCGTACACGTCCGGCACGTTGCAGAAGTTGCTGGAAGAACGCGTAAGTCCGCGGTTGGGCAGCATTCCTGGTGTGGCCGGTGTAAGTGTGCGGGGCGGCACCGACATGGGGGTGTCGGTGTCGTACGATCCGGTCCAGCTGCGACGTATCGGTGTCTCGCCGCAGCGACTGTCGGAAGCCATTGCCGGTGCGCGCGTGGTACAGGCCCTGGGGGCGCTCGATCGCGGCAGTGATCCGGCCAATACCACTACACAGAACGTGGTCTTGCGCGACCAGCCGAAGGCGCTGGAAGATCTGCAGGCGCTGCCGGTACGTGGACCCGGAACGCGCGTGTTCAAGCTGGGGGAACTGGCCACGGTGCGGGCCGAAGAAGACGCCCGCGGCCGCTTCTTTCGCATTGATGGGGCCCCAGCGGTGGCGGTGGAGATTTCGCGGCATCCCGGCGCCGATGCCATCAAGACGGCGGCGGCACTGCGCGCGGCGATCAAGCAGCTCGAGCCCACCATGCCGGCGGCGGTGCGGCTGCGCATCAACAATGACGAAAGCGAAGACCTGAAAGAGGAGCTCGACGATCTGGCGCTGCGCAGTACGATCGCGTTCGGGTGCGTGCTGCTGGTGCTGGCGTTTACGCTGCGGCGCTGGCGCGCAGTGGCGGTGGTGATGGGGACTACGGCCGTCGCGATCGCGGCTACGGCGCTTTCGTTGTACCTGTTCAATATCCCGGCGAATCTGCTCACGCTGGCCGGGCTGGGCATGGGCGTCGGCATTCTGGTGCAGAATGGTCTCGTGGTGGTGGAGCGCTTGGGCACCGAGCCCGATACGCCCGACGGCCGCGCGCGCGCCACGCAGCGCATCATGCCAGCCATCATCGGGAGCACGCTCACGACGGCAGTGGTGCTCTTTCCGTTTCTGTATCTGCAAGGCGACACGCGGGCCGCGTTCGTGCCGTTCGCGGCGGCGTTCGTGTTCGCGCTGGGGTGGAGTGTATTCACCGCACTGCTCGTGGTGCCGGCCCTCGGGAAAGGCGTGGCCGCGCAGAATGCGTCGTGGCCACGATTGCGGCGACTGTACGCGCGCGTGCTCATGCGGCTGCTGCGGTGGCGTGCGGTCACCATGGTGAGCGCTGTGGCCGTGCTGGCGGTGCTCACCTGGGGCTTCATCAAGAAAGTGCCACGCTCATCGTTCGGTGGTTTCGGCGAACGACGCACGTCGTTAAGCGTGGGGCTGTCGTTCCCACGCGGATCCGATCCCGGTACGCTCGACCGTGGCATGGCGGAGTTCGAACGGCTGGTGGTGGGGCGCCCCGAGATCGAACAGGTGCGCGCCGCCGCGCGATCGGGCACGTCGGCGCAGATGTCGGTGCTGTTCACACGCAGCGGTGGCCTCACCGCGGTGCCACTCGAGCTGCAGGAGCTGCTCACGCAGCGCGCCGTATTGATCGGCGGCGCGAGTGTGAACGTGGTGGGTGACGGCCCGGGATTCTCGAGCGGTGGCGGCGGGTCGAGCTTCGCCACGTTTCGCATTCAGGTACGCGGCTACTCGTACGACGGTGTCGGGCGCGTGGCCGATGATCTCAAGTCGCGCCTCGAACGCATCACGCGCGTGCGCGAAGTGCGCATCACCAGCGGCGGCTACTTCGGCGGCGAGCGCGGCTATCAGGTCACGCTCGAACCCGATCGCGCCGCGCTCACGCGCTACGGATTGAACGCGTCGCTGCTGACCGGTGCCATCGCTCGTGAAGTGCGCGGGCCGGTAGGTCGACAGCTGCTCGAAATCGGCGGCGACGAACTGCCGGTCACGGTGAAGGCGGCCGGCGCGCGCGACCGCAGTCTCGAGGAATTGCAGGACGCCATCGTGCCCACGCTTACCGGCGCCCCGGTGCGCATCGGCGACGTGGCCATCGTAAGCGCGCGCGAAGCACTCAGTACGATCGTGCGCGAAGACCAGCAATATATCCGGCAAGTGTCGTACGATTTCCGCGGACCCGCCAAGCTGGCACGTCGTACGCACACGGCGTTCATGAAATCGCTGGCCGCTCCCGCGGGATACAGCATCATCGACCTCACCGACGGCTCGCCGTTCGATCGCGATGAAAGCGAGAAGGGCCTGTATCTCGTGTTCGCGATCGGCGTGGTGTTGGTGGTACTCGCCGTGGCGCTGGTGTTCGACTCGATGTGGGGCGCGGCACAGGTGTTCCTGTCACTGCCGCTCGCTATCGGCGGTGTCGTAGCCGCCTTCTGGCTGCTCAAGGCGGCGTTCACGCGCGAAGCCGCCGTGGGGGTAATTCTCGTGATCGGCCTGGCGGTGAATCAGGCGATCCTGCTGGCCGATGCGGCGCTCGAGAAGCGTCGGGCGTTGCATGCCGCCGGGCTCGATGCGCGCTTGCATGCGGGGCAGGTGCTGCACGCCGCGCTCGATCGCGCCGGCATGATTCTCATTGTCACGCTCGCCGCCATGGCATCGCTCATTCCGCTCTCGGTGGGCACCGACGCCACCCGCCTGTTCGGTGCAATCGCCCTCGCGACCGCCGGTGGAACCGTCGCGGGGACGTTGGGCGTAATGTTTGTGATGCCGGCGCTGCTGGTGGGGCGGCGCGTGCGGCGTACACGGGCCGTCGTGCCGGCCGCGAGTCCGTAG
- a CDS encoding radical SAM protein encodes MSTQSGWSEFVQIVRAPVRAEAKQMLAENWASLAPSMRVPQQMFGRQGNGCGATIGAMPRCDFACRGCYLNAGANTIPAASLDEIKAQIRALRPVLGHAGNLQLTDGEVTLRPVDEIVELLRYAQSLGLIPMLMTHGDSFRRRPGLLEDLMVRGGLVEVSIHVDTTQRGRLGDQWRRATSEWQLNPLREEFADMIRAAQRTTGLPLRAATTMTVTRENLHGVGDVMRWLTKHSDAFRLISFQPIAQVGRTEDGFGGGVDAESVWEEVARGLHVDGGARRMNEMGVWFGHEACNRMVNGAVLHDPDGRHRFRSIRDAANATDVAIVDGFLARFGGISFRLDGRKQALARAVGLVRHAPGFMLRAVPRFAHRWLQHIGGGNALRGAVGLLAGRRRLTPLTIVSHHFMSREQIATAEGQERLAHCVFRVPVRGKMLSMCEVNALGYRESYYETLQAERLAEPVPASRREKVAIFQ; translated from the coding sequence ATGAGCACGCAGTCGGGTTGGTCGGAGTTCGTGCAGATCGTGCGCGCGCCGGTTCGTGCCGAGGCGAAGCAGATGCTGGCCGAGAACTGGGCATCGTTGGCCCCCTCCATGCGCGTCCCGCAGCAAATGTTCGGGAGGCAGGGCAACGGGTGTGGTGCCACCATCGGTGCGATGCCTCGCTGCGATTTCGCCTGCCGCGGCTGCTATCTCAACGCCGGGGCCAACACGATTCCGGCGGCGAGCCTCGACGAAATCAAAGCGCAAATCCGCGCGCTGCGCCCCGTGCTCGGCCATGCCGGCAACCTGCAGCTCACCGACGGTGAAGTGACACTGCGCCCAGTCGACGAGATCGTCGAGCTGCTGAGGTACGCGCAGTCGCTCGGTCTCATCCCCATGCTCATGACACACGGCGACAGCTTCCGTCGTCGTCCGGGGTTGCTCGAAGACCTCATGGTCCGCGGCGGCCTTGTCGAAGTCTCGATTCACGTCGACACGACGCAGCGAGGCCGGCTGGGTGACCAGTGGCGGCGTGCCACGTCGGAATGGCAGCTCAACCCGTTGCGCGAAGAGTTCGCTGACATGATTCGGGCCGCGCAACGCACTACCGGGCTCCCCCTGCGCGCCGCGACCACGATGACCGTGACACGCGAGAATCTGCACGGCGTGGGGGATGTGATGCGCTGGCTCACGAAGCACAGCGATGCATTCCGCCTGATCAGTTTTCAACCGATCGCACAGGTCGGTCGGACCGAAGATGGTTTCGGTGGTGGTGTCGACGCCGAGTCGGTGTGGGAAGAGGTCGCTCGTGGCTTGCACGTGGATGGCGGGGCGCGGCGCATGAATGAGATGGGCGTCTGGTTCGGTCACGAGGCGTGCAACCGCATGGTGAACGGGGCGGTGTTGCACGATCCTGACGGGCGTCATCGCTTTCGCTCCATCCGCGATGCCGCGAATGCGACGGATGTGGCGATCGTTGACGGGTTTCTGGCGCGCTTCGGCGGCATCTCCTTCCGCCTCGACGGGCGCAAGCAGGCGCTCGCCCGCGCGGTGGGTCTCGTGCGCCACGCCCCCGGCTTCATGCTGCGTGCTGTACCGCGGTTCGCGCACCGTTGGCTGCAGCACATCGGCGGCGGCAATGCGTTGCGCGGGGCGGTCGGCCTCTTAGCCGGCCGGCGTCGACTCACCCCGCTCACCATCGTCAGTCATCACTTCATGAGTCGCGAGCAGATCGCGACGGCCGAGGGACAGGAGCGTCTCGCGCACTGTGTGTTCCGCGTCCCGGTGCGGGGAAAGATGCTGTCCATGTGTGAAGTCAATGCCCTCGGCTATCGCGAATCCTATTACGAAACGCTTCAGGCCGAGCGCTTGGCTGAACCTGTTCCGGCTTCACGCCGGGAGAAAGTGGCTATCTTTCAGTAA
- a CDS encoding NAD(P)-binding domain-containing protein, whose translation MTTIAFLGTGLLGSGFVEAACQRGETVTVWNRTIDKARALESFGAIVAETPADAVRGASRVHLVLKDDAVVDDVVAQLRAGLSPDAIIVDHTTTQPALTAERATRLNAEGVHYLHCPVFIGPAAARQSQGIILAAGPTALYDSVKDALGHMAARVEYFGERNDLAAAYKLMGNAFIIGMGALLSDVYSIAKGSDIAPTDALKLLEFFNPGNILQGRGRTMAAGKFDASFELTMARKDIRLMMETAGDLPLAVLPSLATRMDAVIAEGFGASDFAVIAKDAIQGTVA comes from the coding sequence ATGACCACTATCGCGTTTCTCGGAACGGGGCTGCTTGGTAGCGGCTTCGTGGAAGCCGCCTGTCAACGCGGCGAGACGGTGACGGTATGGAACCGCACCATCGACAAAGCCCGCGCGCTCGAGTCGTTTGGCGCGATCGTTGCCGAAACACCGGCCGACGCCGTCCGTGGAGCGTCGCGGGTGCATCTGGTGCTCAAGGATGACGCCGTGGTGGACGACGTCGTCGCGCAGCTGCGAGCCGGACTGTCGCCTGACGCGATCATCGTCGATCACACCACCACGCAGCCGGCGCTCACCGCCGAGCGTGCCACACGTCTGAACGCCGAAGGGGTGCACTATCTGCACTGCCCCGTATTCATCGGACCGGCCGCGGCGCGACAGAGTCAGGGCATCATCCTCGCCGCCGGCCCCACCGCGTTGTACGACTCGGTGAAGGACGCCCTCGGCCATATGGCCGCGCGCGTGGAGTACTTCGGTGAGCGCAATGACCTCGCCGCGGCCTACAAGTTGATGGGCAACGCCTTCATCATCGGCATGGGCGCCCTGCTCAGCGACGTGTACAGCATTGCCAAGGGCAGCGACATCGCTCCAACCGATGCACTCAAGCTCCTCGAGTTCTTCAACCCCGGCAACATCCTGCAGGGGCGCGGTCGCACCATGGCCGCCGGCAAGTTCGACGCGAGCTTTGAGCTCACGATGGCGCGCAAGGACATCCGCCTGATGATGGAAACCGCCGGTGACCTGCCGTTGGCCGTGCTGCCGTCGCTCGCGACCCGCATGGATGCCGTGATCGCCGAAGGGTTCGGTGCCAGCGATTTTGCCGTCATCGCCAAGGACGCGATTCAGGGCACCGTCGCGTAG